A genomic window from Streptomyces sp. MST-110588 includes:
- a CDS encoding succinate dehydrogenase hydrophobic membrane anchor subunit, protein MSAETTAAANDDVTLFDVDNPAPVIEPPRKRTKKTPKSTRTNFEMYGWLFMRLSGIVLVVLVLGHLLIQLVLDGGVSKVGFAFVAGRWASPFWQVWDLTMLWLAMLHGANGLRTVINDYAQRDNTRFWLKMLLYTATVFTVLLGTLVIFTFDPNIR, encoded by the coding sequence TTCGACGTCGACAACCCGGCTCCGGTGATCGAGCCGCCGCGCAAGCGGACGAAGAAGACCCCCAAGTCGACCCGCACCAATTTCGAGATGTACGGCTGGCTGTTCATGCGGCTGTCCGGCATCGTGCTGGTCGTCCTGGTCCTGGGCCACCTGCTGATCCAGCTCGTGCTGGACGGCGGCGTCTCCAAGGTCGGCTTCGCCTTCGTGGCCGGCCGCTGGGCCTCGCCGTTCTGGCAGGTCTGGGACCTGACGATGCTGTGGCTGGCGATGCTCCACGGCGCCAACGGCCTGCGTACGGTCATCAACGACTACGCGCAGCGGGACAACACCCGCTTCTGGCTGAAGATGCTGCTGTACACCGCCACGGTGTTCACCGTCCTTCTGGGCACGCTGGTGATCTTCACCTTCGACCCGAACATCCGCTAG
- the sdhA gene encoding succinate dehydrogenase flavoprotein subunit, whose product MKIHKYDTVIVGAGGAGMRAAIEATKRSRTAVLTKLYPTRSHTGAAQGGMAAALANVEEDNWEWHTFDTIKGGDYLVDQDAAEILAKEAIDSVLDLEKMGLPFNRTPDGTIDQRRFGGHSRNHGEAPVRRSCYASDRTGHMILQTLYQNCVKEGVEFFNEFYVLDLLLQDVDGVKKSAGVVAYELATGEIHVFQAKAVIFASGGTGKFFKVTSNAHTLTGDGQAAAWRRGLPLEDMEFFQFHPTGIWRMGILLTEGARGEGGILRNKDGERFMEKYAPVMKDLASRDVVSRSIYTEIREGRGCGPEGDHVYLDLTHLPPEQLDAKLPDITEFARTYLGIEPYTDPIPIQPTAHYAMGGIPTNVEGEVLADNTTVVPGLYAAGEVACVSVHGANRLGTNSLLDINVFGRRAGIAAAEYAATADFVELPENPAELVQEQVERLRTSTGNERVTEIRKELQETMDANVMVFRTEQTIKTAVEKIAELRARYKNVSVQDKGKRFNTDLLEAIELGNLLELAEVMAVSALARKESRGGHYREDYPNRDDVNFMRHTMAYREVGADGSESIRLDYKPVVQTRYQPMERKY is encoded by the coding sequence ATGAAGATCCACAAGTACGACACGGTCATCGTCGGCGCCGGTGGCGCGGGCATGCGCGCGGCCATCGAGGCCACCAAGCGCAGCCGCACGGCGGTCCTGACCAAGCTCTACCCGACCCGCTCCCACACCGGCGCCGCCCAGGGCGGCATGGCCGCCGCCCTCGCGAACGTCGAGGAGGACAACTGGGAGTGGCACACCTTCGACACGATCAAGGGCGGCGACTACCTGGTCGACCAGGACGCCGCCGAGATCCTGGCGAAGGAGGCCATCGACTCCGTCCTGGACCTGGAGAAGATGGGCCTGCCGTTCAACCGGACCCCGGACGGCACCATCGACCAGCGCCGCTTCGGCGGTCACTCCCGCAACCACGGTGAGGCCCCGGTCCGCCGGTCCTGCTACGCCTCGGACCGCACCGGCCACATGATCCTCCAGACGCTGTACCAGAACTGCGTCAAGGAGGGCGTGGAGTTCTTCAACGAGTTCTACGTCCTGGATCTGCTGCTCCAGGACGTCGACGGCGTCAAGAAGTCGGCCGGTGTCGTCGCCTACGAGCTGGCGACCGGCGAGATCCACGTCTTCCAGGCCAAGGCCGTCATCTTCGCCTCCGGCGGCACCGGCAAGTTCTTCAAGGTGACGTCCAACGCGCACACCCTGACCGGTGACGGCCAGGCCGCCGCGTGGCGCCGCGGGCTGCCGCTGGAGGACATGGAGTTCTTCCAGTTCCACCCGACCGGCATCTGGCGGATGGGCATCCTGCTCACCGAGGGTGCCCGCGGTGAGGGCGGCATCCTGCGCAACAAGGACGGCGAGCGCTTCATGGAGAAGTACGCGCCCGTCATGAAGGACCTCGCCTCGCGTGACGTCGTCTCCCGCTCGATCTACACCGAGATCCGTGAGGGCCGCGGCTGCGGTCCCGAGGGCGACCACGTCTACCTGGACCTGACCCACCTGCCGCCGGAGCAGTTGGACGCCAAGCTCCCGGACATCACCGAGTTCGCGCGTACGTACCTGGGCATCGAGCCGTACACCGACCCGATCCCGATCCAGCCGACCGCGCACTACGCCATGGGCGGCATCCCGACCAACGTCGAGGGCGAGGTGCTGGCCGACAACACCACCGTCGTGCCGGGCCTGTACGCCGCCGGCGAGGTCGCCTGCGTCTCGGTGCACGGCGCCAACCGCCTGGGCACCAACTCGCTGCTGGACATCAACGTCTTCGGGCGCCGCGCGGGCATCGCCGCCGCCGAGTACGCCGCCACGGCCGACTTCGTCGAGCTGCCGGAGAACCCGGCGGAGCTCGTACAGGAGCAGGTCGAGCGGCTGCGCACCTCCACCGGCAACGAGCGGGTCACTGAGATCCGCAAGGAGCTGCAGGAGACCATGGACGCCAACGTGATGGTGTTCCGTACCGAGCAGACGATCAAGACGGCCGTCGAGAAGATCGCCGAGCTGCGGGCGCGCTACAAGAACGTGTCCGTCCAGGACAAGGGCAAGCGGTTCAACACCGACCTGCTGGAGGCCATCGAGCTGGGCAACCTGCTCGAACTGGCCGAGGTGATGGCCGTGTCGGCGCTGGCCCGCAAGGAGTCCCGCGGCGGTCACTACCGCGAGGACTACCCCAACCGCGACGACGTCAACTTCATGCGGCACACCATGGCGTACCGCGAGGTGGGCGCAGACGGCTCGGAGTCGATCCGCCTCGACTACAAGCCGGTCGTGCAGACCCGCTACCAGCCGATGGAGCGTAAGTACTGA
- a CDS encoding succinate dehydrogenase iron-sulfur subunit, with product MSTSTLEKSAASAEAEAAAHVITVTFRIRRFNPEVSEDARWEDFQLEMDPKERVLDALHKIKWEQDGTLTFRRSCAHGICGSDAMRINGRNRLACKTLIKDINPEKPITVEAIKGLTVLKDLVVDMEPFFQAYRDVMPFLITKGNEPTRERLQSAEDRERFDDTTKCILCAACTSSCPVFWNDGQYFGPAAIVNAHRFIFDSRDEGGEQRLEILNDKDGVWRCRTTFNCTDACPRGIEVTKAIQEVKRALITRRF from the coding sequence ATGAGCACCTCCACGCTCGAAAAGAGCGCCGCCTCCGCCGAGGCCGAGGCCGCCGCGCACGTGATCACCGTCACGTTCCGGATCCGCCGGTTCAACCCGGAGGTCTCCGAGGACGCCCGCTGGGAAGACTTCCAGTTGGAGATGGACCCCAAGGAGCGGGTGCTCGACGCCCTCCACAAGATCAAGTGGGAGCAGGACGGCACGCTGACCTTCCGGCGCTCCTGCGCGCACGGCATCTGCGGCTCCGACGCGATGCGCATCAACGGCCGCAACCGGCTGGCGTGCAAGACGCTGATCAAGGACATCAACCCGGAGAAGCCCATCACGGTCGAGGCCATCAAGGGCCTGACGGTCCTCAAGGACCTGGTCGTGGACATGGAGCCGTTCTTCCAGGCGTACCGCGACGTGATGCCCTTCCTGATCACCAAGGGCAACGAGCCGACCCGCGAGCGCCTGCAGTCCGCCGAGGACCGCGAGCGCTTCGACGACACCACCAAGTGCATCCTGTGCGCCGCGTGCACGTCCTCGTGCCCGGTGTTCTGGAACGACGGCCAGTACTTCGGCCCGGCGGCGATCGTCAACGCGCACCGCTTCATCTTCGACTCGCGTGACGAGGGCGGCGAGCAGCGCCTGGAGATCCTCAACGACAAGGACGGCGTCTGGCGCTGCCGTACGACCTTCAACTGCACGGACGCCTGCCCGCGCGGTATCGAGGTCACCAAGGCGATCCAGGAGGTCAAGCGCGCGCTGATCACGCGTCGCTTCTGA
- a CDS encoding MerR family transcriptional regulator — MRIGELARRTGVSARSLRYYEQQGLLAAERDGNGYRRYGAEAPATVARIRELLATGLSTDLIRDLLPCAQGGPALQPCAFSYGVVEQQMARLDAEMAELRRRRAALARYVQVMRVRRAQDEALAATALRSAPVTGTARA, encoded by the coding sequence ATGCGGATCGGCGAGCTGGCGCGGCGTACCGGCGTCAGCGCCCGCTCACTGCGCTATTACGAGCAGCAGGGCCTGCTCGCCGCCGAGCGGGACGGCAACGGCTACCGGCGCTACGGCGCCGAGGCCCCCGCCACCGTCGCCCGGATCCGCGAACTGCTCGCCACCGGCCTGAGCACCGACCTCATCCGTGATCTGCTGCCCTGCGCCCAGGGCGGCCCGGCGCTCCAGCCCTGCGCCTTCTCCTACGGGGTCGTGGAACAGCAGATGGCGCGACTGGACGCGGAGATGGCCGAGCTGCGGCGGCGGCGCGCGGCGCTGGCCCGTTACGTCCAGGTGATGCGGGTCCGGCGCGCCCAGGACGAGGCGCTGGCCGCCACGGCGCTGCGCTCGGCCCCCGTCACCGGCACCGCCCGGGCCTGA
- a CDS encoding alpha/beta hydrolase, with product MTRIPAPASTGTPSALATSPSTPSALPTLSTTVSGSGPGILLAHGATGSIAGNYDALIPVLTASGHTVVAPDYPGSGDTPRAADPLTLDGLADALVERAVAAGVETFTLIGFSMGTAVSVRAAARHPERVRGLVLSAGLAKPNRRVLIWMDLWLRLLAQQDYAGFAQARAVSGFSPDFLESMSPSELAAVLDDSPDVPQPGSAEHAVLVKEVDTTADLPGISVPTLVIATTQDQLIHPSHSRYLADHIPGARYAEIATGHLPMVEKPQEWQELIASFLAEHGL from the coding sequence ATGACACGGATTCCCGCACCCGCGTCGACGGGCACCCCGTCGGCCCTCGCCACCTCCCCTTCCACTCCTTCCGCCCTTCCCACGCTGTCCACCACCGTCAGCGGCTCCGGCCCCGGCATCCTGCTCGCGCACGGCGCCACCGGCAGCATCGCGGGCAACTACGACGCGCTCATCCCCGTCCTGACCGCCTCCGGCCACACGGTCGTAGCGCCCGACTACCCCGGCTCCGGCGACACCCCGCGGGCCGCGGACCCGCTGACGCTCGACGGCCTGGCCGACGCGCTCGTCGAGCGGGCGGTCGCGGCCGGGGTCGAGACCTTCACCCTCATCGGCTTCTCCATGGGTACGGCGGTGTCCGTACGGGCCGCGGCACGGCACCCGGAGCGGGTGCGCGGCCTGGTCCTGAGCGCGGGGCTGGCCAAGCCGAACCGGCGGGTCCTCATATGGATGGACCTGTGGCTGCGGCTGCTGGCACAGCAGGACTACGCGGGCTTCGCCCAGGCGCGGGCGGTCAGCGGCTTCTCCCCGGACTTCCTCGAATCCATGTCGCCGTCGGAGCTGGCGGCGGTGCTGGACGACAGCCCCGACGTGCCGCAGCCGGGCTCCGCGGAGCACGCCGTGCTCGTCAAGGAAGTGGACACCACCGCCGACCTGCCGGGCATCTCCGTGCCGACGCTGGTCATCGCGACGACGCAGGACCAGCTCATCCACCCGTCGCACTCGCGCTACCTGGCGGACCACATCCCCGGCGCCCGGTACGCCGAGATCGCCACCGGGCACCTGCCGATGGTCGAAAAGCCGCAGGAGTGGCAGGAGCTGATCGCCTCCTTCCTCGCCGAGCACGGACTCTGA
- a CDS encoding alpha/beta hydrolase, whose product MNRLRRGAVAALAALALPLASAGAASAASPALPSPDLPPSARLLSPGFASTQPPGDVRLALPRPTGPYAVGRETLHLTDRHRKDPWVPSASARELMVSMYYPARPGTGRPAAYMTTEEARLLLQGSGRATGGRAADSGRTQEPSPETVAGTRVHARTGARPVAGRHPLVVLSPGFTMNRATLSLLAEEFSSRGHVVALVDHAYESAGTSFPGGRVLTCAACAKVNAQPDEDAKRKVLADVARGRAQDVSFLLDRLLDRRHPAWRYAGTVDPRRIGMAGHSIGGNSAATAMSADHRIRAGANMDGTFFTPVPASGLGDRPFLMIGTAAGHAPGAGDTSWDEGWRALHGWKRWLTVAGSGHFTFTDLPVLAEQLGPDANDPSVPLSGRRSGEITGGYLGAFFDRHLRGVPQPLLDGPSPTNPEVTFHRP is encoded by the coding sequence ATGAACCGACTCCGCCGCGGCGCCGTCGCCGCACTCGCCGCCCTCGCGCTGCCACTGGCCTCGGCCGGCGCCGCATCCGCCGCCTCCCCCGCCCTGCCTTCCCCCGACCTGCCTCCCTCCGCTCGCCTCCTGTCACCCGGCTTTGCGTCCACGCAGCCCCCCGGCGACGTCCGCCTCGCGCTGCCCCGCCCCACCGGCCCGTACGCCGTCGGCCGGGAAACCCTGCATCTGACCGACCGCCACCGCAAGGACCCCTGGGTCCCCTCCGCTTCCGCCCGGGAGCTGATGGTGTCGATGTATTACCCGGCACGGCCCGGCACCGGCCGCCCGGCCGCGTACATGACCACCGAGGAGGCCCGGCTGCTGCTCCAGGGCTCCGGACGCGCCACAGGCGGACGCGCCGCGGACTCCGGACGTACTCAGGAGCCGTCCCCCGAGACGGTCGCCGGCACCCGCGTCCACGCGCGGACCGGCGCCCGGCCCGTGGCCGGACGGCACCCGCTGGTGGTGCTTTCGCCCGGCTTCACCATGAACCGCGCCACCCTCTCCCTGCTCGCGGAAGAGTTCTCCAGCCGGGGCCACGTCGTGGCGCTGGTCGACCACGCGTACGAGTCCGCCGGTACGTCCTTCCCGGGCGGACGCGTCCTGACCTGCGCGGCGTGCGCGAAGGTGAACGCGCAGCCCGACGAGGACGCCAAGCGGAAGGTCCTGGCCGACGTCGCGCGGGGCCGCGCCCAGGACGTCTCCTTCCTCCTGGACCGCCTGCTGGACCGGCGCCACCCCGCCTGGCGGTACGCCGGCACGGTCGACCCGCGGCGGATCGGCATGGCCGGCCACTCCATCGGCGGCAACTCCGCCGCCACCGCGATGAGCGCCGACCACCGGATACGGGCCGGCGCCAATATGGACGGCACCTTCTTCACACCCGTCCCCGCCTCCGGGCTCGGCGACCGCCCCTTCCTCATGATCGGCACGGCGGCGGGCCACGCCCCCGGCGCCGGGGACACGAGCTGGGACGAGGGCTGGCGCGCGCTGCACGGCTGGAAGCGCTGGCTGACCGTGGCCGGCTCCGGCCACTTCACCTTCACCGACCTGCCGGTCCTGGCCGAGCAGCTCGGGCCGGACGCGAACGACCCCTCGGTACCGCTGTCGGGGCGCCGCTCGGGCGAGATCACCGGCGGCTACCTCGGCGCGTTCTTCGACCGGCACCTGCGCGGCGTACCGCAGCCGCTGCTGGACGGCCCCTCCCCGACCAACCCGGAGGTCACCTTCCACCGGCCGTAG
- a CDS encoding FBP domain-containing protein codes for MDAVDENEIRASFVNCSKGEAKRINLPAGLDAMPWRDLDFLGWRDPGAPDRSYLVAPREGGLVGVTLRVPQGVRRSFTKTTVCSLCVTGHPGSGVALLAARRAGAAGRQGNTVGTYICADLACSLYVRGKKKSELAGSYEETLPLEERIARMAGNLDAFLDKVLEEQD; via the coding sequence ATGGATGCGGTCGATGAGAACGAGATACGAGCGTCTTTCGTGAACTGCTCGAAGGGCGAGGCCAAGCGGATCAACCTGCCGGCCGGGCTCGACGCGATGCCGTGGCGGGACCTGGACTTCCTGGGGTGGCGGGACCCGGGTGCGCCCGACCGCAGCTATCTGGTCGCGCCGCGCGAGGGCGGCCTGGTGGGCGTCACGCTGCGGGTGCCGCAGGGCGTCCGGCGCAGCTTCACCAAGACGACGGTGTGCTCGCTGTGTGTGACCGGGCACCCCGGCTCCGGCGTCGCCCTGCTGGCGGCCCGCAGGGCCGGGGCCGCGGGCCGCCAGGGCAACACCGTGGGTACGTACATCTGCGCCGACCTGGCGTGTTCGCTGTACGTACGCGGCAAGAAGAAGTCCGAACTGGCGGGGAGCTACGAGGAGACGCTGCCGCTGGAGGAGCGGATCGCCCGTATGGCCGGCAACCTGGACGCCTTCTTGGACAAGGTGCTGGAGGAGCAGGACTAG
- a CDS encoding calcium-binding protein — protein MRKRAAMTVLTAAAAAAAAVGLTAPMAHADGYGDTKITKVVVNGGKPVVVDATSAKSFTASVTATDNSGIKGMDTFRLVGPEVAFANPSGPVKCVKQNATTSTCTAKFIIDPRADFYDNSPAGNWYVDAWVQANDEDFYASEKAGSFKVQRATKATPADATPEPVKKGKDITVTGKLTRADWTDHKFLGLKDQQVKLQFMKKGGTAYADVKTVKSGNGGALKATVKATVDGYFRYVYAGNATTAPVTSGADLIDVR, from the coding sequence ATGCGCAAGCGCGCCGCCATGACCGTTCTCACCGCCGCCGCAGCCGCTGCCGCGGCGGTCGGTCTCACCGCTCCGATGGCCCACGCGGACGGCTACGGCGACACGAAGATCACCAAGGTGGTCGTCAACGGGGGCAAGCCGGTCGTCGTGGACGCCACGTCCGCCAAGAGCTTCACGGCGTCGGTCACGGCCACCGACAACTCGGGCATCAAGGGCATGGACACATTCCGGCTGGTGGGCCCCGAGGTCGCCTTCGCCAACCCGAGCGGCCCCGTCAAGTGCGTCAAGCAGAACGCCACCACCTCGACGTGCACCGCGAAGTTCATCATCGACCCGCGCGCCGACTTCTACGACAACAGCCCGGCGGGCAACTGGTACGTCGACGCCTGGGTCCAGGCCAACGACGAGGACTTCTACGCCAGCGAGAAGGCGGGCTCCTTCAAGGTGCAGCGCGCCACGAAGGCCACCCCGGCCGATGCCACGCCGGAGCCGGTGAAGAAGGGCAAGGACATCACCGTCACGGGCAAACTGACGCGCGCCGACTGGACCGACCACAAGTTCCTCGGCCTGAAGGACCAGCAGGTCAAGCTGCAGTTCATGAAGAAGGGCGGCACCGCCTACGCCGACGTCAAGACAGTGAAGTCCGGCAACGGCGGCGCACTGAAGGCCACCGTCAAGGCGACCGTGGACGGCTACTTCCGGTACGTCTACGCCGGCAACGCCACCACCGCCCCGGTCACCTCCGGCGCCGACCTGATCGACGTACGCTGA
- a CDS encoding D-alanyl-D-alanine carboxypeptidase, producing the protein MKSSMGRDSIRPSAGALFRGALFGGRAAAGTFTHVPTTFSGSPSASPGSLSVPSAAPAASRTAAGAASRAAGRTGVRTAAAVASAALLLSLAPVGSAYAAPGPHGRKDDKNSDQPKEPAPPATMSQVGGDRLSRPGTQVQLKDGAPKLPSGLTGRSWIVSDAESGKVLAAHNAHWPLPPASTLKMLFADTVLPKFPKDQKYKVKSSDLMGMGEGSSLVGIKENLTYTVHDLWLGVFLRSGNDAVHTLSAMNGGTAQTVKQMQEHAHELNAGDTHVVTPDGYDAPGQVSSAYDLSLFARAGLRNADFREYCSTAVAKFPGEMKKSKGKDKDKGKDKDKGKGEDKGEDKGKGSGEEAERDFFGIQNTNRLLTGDYDIKRYDGIAGVKNGSTTNAGSTFTGYAQRGGRKLLVTVMNPAKKEHNEAYRETAKLFDWGFAAADKVEPVGRLVDSRTQQREAAAAKARAEHAQASLKTSAAGTGWLWPAAGITAGVLALLGAVTLVVRRRRQAS; encoded by the coding sequence ATGAAGTCCAGTATGGGCAGGGACTCCATCCGGCCGTCGGCAGGGGCACTCTTCCGTGGGGCGCTGTTCGGGGGCCGTGCGGCGGCGGGTACGTTCACCCACGTGCCGACGACTTTTTCCGGGTCACCCAGCGCTTCGCCTGGATCCCTCTCCGTACCTTCCGCCGCGCCTGCCGCTTCCCGTACCGCCGCCGGTGCCGCCTCGCGTGCGGCGGGCCGTACGGGGGTCCGTACGGCCGCGGCGGTGGCCTCCGCCGCGCTGCTGCTGTCGCTCGCGCCGGTCGGCAGCGCCTATGCCGCGCCCGGCCCGCACGGCAGGAAGGACGACAAGAACAGCGACCAGCCCAAGGAGCCGGCGCCGCCCGCCACGATGTCCCAGGTCGGCGGTGACCGGCTGAGCCGTCCCGGCACGCAGGTGCAACTGAAGGACGGCGCCCCCAAGCTGCCCTCCGGGCTCACGGGGCGTTCCTGGATCGTCTCCGACGCGGAGTCCGGCAAGGTCCTGGCCGCGCACAACGCCCACTGGCCGCTCCCGCCGGCCAGCACGCTGAAGATGCTCTTCGCCGACACGGTGCTGCCGAAGTTCCCCAAGGACCAGAAGTACAAGGTCAAGTCCTCCGACCTGATGGGCATGGGTGAGGGCAGCAGCCTGGTCGGCATCAAGGAGAACCTCACCTACACCGTCCACGACCTGTGGCTGGGTGTCTTCCTGCGCTCGGGGAACGATGCGGTGCACACGCTGTCCGCCATGAACGGCGGGACCGCCCAGACCGTCAAGCAGATGCAGGAGCACGCCCACGAGCTGAACGCCGGGGACACCCACGTCGTCACCCCGGACGGCTACGACGCGCCGGGGCAGGTCTCCAGTGCGTACGACCTGAGCCTGTTCGCCCGCGCCGGGCTGCGGAACGCCGACTTCCGGGAGTACTGCTCGACGGCCGTCGCGAAGTTCCCGGGCGAGATGAAGAAGAGCAAGGGGAAGGACAAAGACAAAGGGAAGGACAAGGACAAGGGCAAGGGCGAGGACAAGGGCGAGGACAAGGGCAAGGGCAGCGGGGAGGAGGCGGAGCGGGACTTCTTCGGCATTCAGAACACCAACCGGCTGCTCACCGGTGACTACGACATCAAGCGGTACGACGGCATCGCGGGCGTGAAGAACGGCTCGACCACCAACGCCGGCTCCACCTTCACCGGCTACGCCCAGCGCGGCGGGCGAAAGCTGCTGGTCACGGTCATGAACCCGGCGAAGAAGGAGCACAACGAGGCGTACCGGGAGACCGCCAAGCTCTTCGACTGGGGCTTCGCCGCGGCCGACAAGGTCGAACCGGTCGGCCGGCTCGTCGACAGCAGGACGCAGCAGCGGGAGGCGGCGGCTGCCAAGGCCCGCGCCGAGCATGCCCAGGCTTCGCTGAAGACCTCGGCCGCGGGAACCGGCTGGCTGTGGCCCGCGGCGGGGATCACGGCCGGTGTACTGGCCCTCCTGGGCGCGGTGACGCTGGTCGTACGGCGTCGGCGGCAGGCTTCGTAG
- a CDS encoding YihY/virulence factor BrkB family protein: protein MDWLSRLPVIGPAVTWLMRTHLWRAQERMQRVHWTRLAAAITFTSFIALFPLLTVAAAIGAALLSEQRLHDLEKAFAAQIPGISGQLDLAGLVDNAGTVGLIAGAALLFTGFGWIEALRDCLRAVWEKDDEERNPFLAKLKDGALLFGLGGVALLSLACSTFASSAVGRAADAIGLPEGGAGSVLLSAAGFCIAVLADFLMLAYVLTRLPGAHPGRRAVVVASFMGAIGFELLKLLLSGYLQGVAAKSMYGAFGTPIALLLWINFTAKLVVFCAAWTATQKPASADLPDTTAAKPADPVTKPADDPTTKPAADAVRPASPRPGGPVHRP from the coding sequence ATGGACTGGTTGAGCAGGCTGCCGGTGATCGGCCCGGCCGTGACGTGGCTGATGAGGACCCACCTGTGGCGGGCGCAGGAGCGCATGCAGCGCGTGCACTGGACCAGGCTGGCCGCCGCCATCACCTTCACCAGCTTCATCGCGCTCTTCCCGCTGCTGACGGTCGCCGCGGCCATCGGCGCCGCCCTCCTGAGCGAGCAGCGGTTGCACGACCTCGAAAAGGCATTCGCGGCCCAGATCCCCGGCATCTCCGGTCAGCTCGACCTCGCCGGACTCGTCGACAACGCCGGCACCGTCGGGCTGATCGCCGGTGCCGCGCTGCTGTTCACCGGCTTCGGCTGGATCGAGGCGCTGCGCGACTGCCTGCGCGCCGTATGGGAGAAGGACGACGAGGAGCGCAACCCCTTCCTCGCCAAGCTCAAGGACGGCGCCCTGCTGTTCGGGCTCGGCGGGGTGGCGCTGCTCTCGCTGGCCTGTTCGACCTTCGCGTCGTCCGCCGTGGGCAGGGCCGCCGACGCGATCGGCCTGCCGGAGGGGGGCGCCGGCAGCGTCCTGCTGTCCGCCGCGGGCTTCTGCATCGCCGTACTCGCGGACTTCCTGATGCTGGCGTACGTCCTGACCAGGCTGCCCGGGGCCCATCCGGGCCGCCGGGCCGTCGTCGTGGCCAGCTTCATGGGAGCGATCGGCTTCGAGCTGCTGAAGCTGCTGCTCAGCGGCTATCTGCAGGGCGTGGCGGCGAAGAGCATGTACGGCGCCTTCGGCACGCCCATCGCCCTGCTGCTGTGGATCAACTTCACGGCCAAGCTGGTCGTCTTCTGCGCCGCGTGGACGGCCACCCAGAAGCCCGCTTCCGCAGACCTGCCCGATACCACCGCCGCAAAGCCCGCTGATCCGGTCACGAAGCCCGCCGACGATCCGACTACGAAGCCTGCCGCCGACGCCGTACGACCAGCGTCACCGCGCCCAGGAGGGCCAGTACACCGGCCGTGA
- a CDS encoding 2'-5' RNA ligase family protein — translation MGTVTLGVSIAVPEPYGSFLQGQRTGFGDPAAHAIPTHITLLPPTEARAVDLPGIEEHLAEVAASFRPFRLRLEGTDTFRPLSPVVFVKVVEGDAECAVLQERVRAASGPCARELQFPYHPHVTVAHGISEEAMDRAYTELKDFEAAWTIDGFALYEQGADGVWRLEREYPFGDPVDGVPRQADLSCPPAPSR, via the coding sequence GTGGGGACCGTAACGCTGGGCGTTTCGATCGCGGTCCCGGAGCCGTACGGCAGCTTCCTTCAGGGGCAGCGCACGGGCTTCGGGGATCCGGCCGCACACGCCATCCCCACGCACATCACCCTCCTCCCGCCGACCGAGGCCCGGGCGGTGGACCTGCCCGGCATCGAGGAGCACCTCGCCGAGGTCGCGGCCTCCTTCCGCCCCTTCCGCCTGCGCCTGGAGGGCACCGATACCTTCCGGCCGCTGTCCCCGGTCGTCTTCGTCAAGGTCGTCGAGGGCGACGCGGAGTGTGCCGTGCTTCAGGAGCGGGTACGGGCCGCGTCCGGGCCCTGTGCGCGGGAGCTCCAGTTCCCGTACCACCCGCATGTGACGGTGGCCCACGGCATCTCCGAGGAGGCCATGGACCGCGCCTACACGGAGCTGAAGGACTTCGAGGCCGCCTGGACGATCGACGGCTTCGCGCTCTACGAGCAGGGCGCGGACGGGGTGTGGCGCCTGGAGCGGGAGTATCCCTTCGGGGACCCGGTGGACGGTGTTCCGCGCCAGGCGGACCTGTCCTGCCCGCCCGCGCCGTCCCGCTGA